The window AGGGGGCCTTATCATGTCCCATCTCTTCTTTGCGGATGATGCTCTCTTTTTTATCCGGGCCACCCTTGGAAATGCCTCGCGTCTTTCCCTAATTTTCAAGGATTACTGTACTGCTTCGGGTCAAGCTATTAGTCAGGAAAAGTCCAGTATTTTTTTCTCTCCTAATTCCCCTGAGTAGATGGTTTTTCTCCTGTGTGAATTACTTGGTTTCGATTGTGTTGATGATCCGGGTAAGTACTTGGGTCTTTCTACTTTGTGGGGCAGATCAAAAAAGAAGGCACTTGGGTATATCAGCGACCGAATCAAGAGGAAGATGAGTGGGTGGAAACAAAATTCTCTTTCTTGGGCAGGAAAGGAGACTCTTATTAAGTCGGTAGGTATGGCTATTCCAGCCTACCCAATGGCATGCTTTAAATTCCCTAAAAATGTATGTGAGAGTTTCGATTCCCTCTTAGGGAACTTTTGGTGGGGGATGACTCCTAGAGGGAACAAAATTCATTGGCGAAGTTGGGATTTTCTAAGTCAACCTAAGGCTGATGGGGGTTTGGGATTTCGGAATCTTCAGCACTTCAATATGGCACTCTTGGCAAAATAGGTGTGGAGACTTGTGGAGAACCCTACCTCTTTATGGGCAGAGGTCCTAAAGTCTCGGTACTTCCCGGATTGCGACTTTTTTAGTGCAGTGAAAGGTTATCGTGCTTCATGGAGTTGGTCTAGTTTATTAGAGGCCAGAGATATTATTCTAGCAGGTTGTTGCTGGTAGGTAGTTAATGGGTCCTCTGTTAGAGTATGGCAGGATAAATGGTTAACTAGTCCTTCTCTTAGACTTCTGCCTTCTTCTACTGTGCCGCGACCAACTGCTGTTGTGTTGGTTAATCAGCTAATTGATTGGGAGAGAAAGGTATGGAATTTGTCTGGTATTTTGGGATCTATTGGTAGAGAGGTGGCTGAGCAAATTCAAGCAATGCCAATTGGTGAGATAGATGGTCATGATCGACTCATTTGGCCCCATGATAAGTCAGGGAATTATATTGTGCGATCGGGTTATATTTGGATTCATCACCATGAGGTATCCACATCTAAGCCTATTACAGCAGCTAGTTCCTCATAGCAGATTAATAAGGTTATCTGGCCACTGCTTTGGAAGATTAAAACTATCCTTAAGGTACGCCTTTTTCTTTGGCAAGCTATCTCTGGTATTGGTGCTTCACAATATAATCTGTACCGAAGGAAACTAGCTACCAATTCTACATGCCAATTATGCGGCCAAGGCGATGAAACTTTTGAACATATTCTTTTGCTATGCCCTTGGGCGACATCTGTGTGGTTTGGGTCTCCTTTGGGGCTTAGGATCAACAAGCAAAGCATAATCCATTTTGGCGATTGGTTTTTGAACACATTTCACTCCATCAGTTGTGCAAGTATTAGAGAAAAGTTTCTTTCCCTGGGCAGTGTTCTGTGCTGGCATATTTGGAATTCTCGATGCCGCTTTCTTTTTTATGGTGCCTCTCTGTCTCCGATGAGCACTATAGCGGCTGCTTGTCGGATGCACTCGGAGATATTGGCTACCAACAGAAGGCCTCCGGCAGAGCCACCAGATCCTGGCTCTAATCTGCCCTCTCTGGTTCACTGGAAGCCACCGGAGACTGGATTTCTCACAATCAATTGTGATGCTGGATAGAGTCCAAACCTGCATGCAAGACTTGGTACTATTATCAGGGATCATAGATGTAATTTTGTGGGTGGAGCAGCTAAAGCCATCTCCTGCTTATCTTCCAATCAAGCCGAAGCTGAAGCTGTCATTCTTGGCCTTGACCTTGCAAAAGAATTGGGGCTACAACATGTTATTGTTGAATCTGACAATAAGACACTTATGGGGGATCTTATGGGTTTCAAGTCAAGCTGTTGGACTATTTATCCGATCATAGAGAGGATTCGGAATCTGGACAGATGCTTTCTTGACTGTCGATGGTGATGGATCCCACGTAACGCGAACAACACAGCACACACGGCTACTTCGCTGGCCACTGAGGCGGTGGACCTTCTCCGGTGGGCGGCTCAGCCACCACTGCCTCTTCTTGCCGCTTTTATTTCGGATGGACTTACAGCAACAGGGATCGGCTGATGGTGTTGACTGTTTTGTTGAGTTTCTAGTTTCTTTTTCTTGTCTTTGAGATTAGATGAAGCTTTTAACTCTCTGTTTTCTTTGTTTTGTGCCTTGGTGGTCTGTTCTGGGCATCGTTTGGGCTTCTGCCTTTTAATGAATCATCATTAACCAAAAAAAAAAAATCCCATAGATGATTTTTAAAGAGTCTTGTGCGCTTAAGGTTTTGTCTGTCCAAAGTAAACTCAAGATTTCTGTCAATCACATGTCAATGTAACAGAAGCAAAAGCAAAAATATCATATTACATTAATAAATAAACTCGCATATTGAATGCAACAACCAAACTTTTTCATCTCTGTTGGAGTTCTGCAATCGGCAAAACTTCATTCTTGAACTCTTCTGCCAGGAAACGAGTCGTGTACTGATGTTTTGTTTCCATAATGCACACCCTAAAATTATAATCCAAATTTCACTTCACGGACACTAAGTGTGCACCCAAATATCTCATTTCTGATTTCAGATACCGAGAGCAACTACCTGATCTAAAACCGCCTATAGCAATCTGTTTTTTTCAAAATCAGAAATTGTTCTCGGCTGCTGTTAAGCTGATACATTTTTTTTTGTTCCTAGTAAGAGGAGACCTTTTTAACCCCAAGAAAAAAAGAAGAGACCTGAGTAAATTAAATCAGATTATTAAAAATCAGCCTTTAAGAAACCCCAATTCAAGCTCTATAATGCAGGAAATGGAAGTAAGAACAGTTATGTAGGAAATATTTTCTTTGTCTACTACGGGGCTTATTATTGTGAGTTGGAAGAGCATCTCCAGCAGTATTGCTAAATCAATTTTTTTTTTAAATTTGTCAACTTTTGGGATGAATAAGGGCTCAGCAGAATGCCTAAAAAATTGCTAAATCCTAATATTGCTAAACTAAATTGACAAATTTATCAATCTCGACATAAATTGCTAAAGAGAAACATATGTTTTCCCTCCATTTTTTATCCACGTGTAAGTTTATGATTCGTTAAAAATATTACTTAACTTACACTTAGCAATTACTGCTGGAGCACAATTGCTATTTCAATTGTTAAATATCCTAACTATTGTTAAATTTAGCAACAAACTTACCTATACTACTGGAGATGCTCGAATCTCAACAAATGATGAGATAATAAGAACAAGATAGAAACTACTAGCATTGCAAAAATATGGTTCTAGGGACTCACTAAGCTTGCATTTTTTATTTATTTCAATATCAACATATAGAACTAGTTATTTATTTTACATGCGCATCAAATTTTATCTGCAGTTCGAAATTGCGTCCAAAAATAGATATTAGAGTCTCTAAATAAGATTACAATTTGAGGACCACCTGGAATTTAACAGCGTTTCCCGAATTTCAACTGGTAATGTATATGTAAAACACAACAACAGAAAACTGACCAGTAAGGAGGGTACCATTTTATTGCTTTAGGGACCATTCTCAAGAAATGCATCAACTACATAAAGGAAAGCTTGGGTTATAACTTTATATATTCAGTATCATTCTCCGCTTTATAATAAGCTTTTGGAGTGTTTGCAGGCTTGCAGCAGGTTACATCGAAAGAAAACATGGAGCTATGTTCTTTCAAAACCATGAATATATGCAAGTACTAGCAGTTACACTGAAATTAAATTACATTGTTTCCAAAAGAAACGTTGATTGATCTTTGAAAAGATGAACAATGAAGGTCTTTATAGTAAAAAAAATAAAAAATGAAAGAGCTGGTGATATGGTCTTCAACCCATTAGAGTGCCTTCAGTTTTAGTTTGTTGATGATGAGCAAACCAAACTGAAAATGTGGAATGGTTAAACATCATTGATCTTTCCTCACAAAATTTAGAACTGAGGAAATAATCAATGTAATGGAGTGAATTAACTGACTATTCTAAGAGAAAATTAGATAAAAACTCAAAATACTAGACCTCTTTTAAGATAAACCCATACATATTTTTCTTTCATTTTACACCCACTCCACATAAGCAAACTTATTATATAGAGCATATGTCTATAATTAATAGTTTTCTTCATTTTTTAGTTTCTCTGATTTGCCCTTCAGACGATATAAAGCTAAATTTGGTATGTTTCTCAATTTTAGCATCAATTTGAAACTCAAATATTGAGCTAAAATTTAGTTGGATTTAACTTTATCATAATCAATTACATTCTTTAATTTCTTACCTTGTTATTACTAACTTGAGTGTATATATATGTTATATATAGAAGTATGTCATTTGTAATAGAATGATTCTTTTCATTCTTAAACTCACATTTGGTGTCTCTCTACGTAGTCGAAAAATGTCTAATTGTAAGGTACACGTTCTTATTTTTTGATTAATTTTCTTGGATCGAGAGAACATTTACATTTCTAATGTACCTATTAAGTAGACATGATATGATAATATACCTAAAAAGAAGAAACCCAAAATTGGGTTTAGGGTATAGGGTTCAGGTAATAGGGTTTAGGGTATAGGGTATAGGGTATAGGTTTAGAGTATAGTGTATAGGGTTTAGGGTTTAGGATATAGGGTATAGGGTATAGGGTATAGGGTTTAGGGTTTAGGGTATAGGGTTTAGGGTTTAGGGCTTAGGGCGTAGGGCTTAGGGCTTACGGTAACACTACAAATTTTTTCTTTTTTTACTCTAATAATCAGATATCTTATTTATATTATATTTTGCCTTATGTATAGATCATAGAATGTATTCATTTCACCTAGATTTTTTCATAAAAATAAAGAAAACCGCATGATTCGTGTAAATTGATTGAAAAATGTTAGTGTTAAAAGAAAAACTCATAATCAAGGTATTTAAGAAAACATCAATTAAGCTTATTTATTATCTTTATATGTTATAGTTGAATGGTGGCAATTGTGTAAAATTTAAAAAAATAGGATATAATATGTATCATAATTGATACATTTTAGATGTCTATCAGAAATGAATATTATACGGGTTTTATTTAAAACCACTCTTCAAAATTAGGTGTATAAGAAAATCCCCCCTATTCTAATTAGGCAAATACTTGTGTGCCTTAAGGTATGGATACCTTAACCACATGGTTGCTTATGAATGGTCCAACTAGATTAATGATGACCTGCTACCTGTTTGACTGGTCATCAGATTTAAATCTCAAACTAACCCTCACTCTCTCACTAACGGGGTTAGTGTCTCTCTCTCTCTCNNNNNNNNNNNNNNNNNNNNNNNNNNNNNNNNNNNNNNNNNNNNNNNNNNNNNNNNNNNNNNNNNNNNNNNNNNNNNNNNNNNNNNNNNNNNNNNNNNNNGGCCTTCTTCTTCATTCCAACACCGTCGGGGGAGGTCTGGGATCACGTCGGGGAGAAAAAACGGCTTTGCCAGCGCTGGAATGGTAGAGAAACTGTGAAAACCCGTATGGACGTCCGCACCAGAAACAAACTGTATATATATATATAGTATGAATCAGACGTCCACAATGAAGAAAAAGTGCGGACACCACCTTAAGGAGCCTCACGCCGGCATCGATGGAAGCTCTGGTTCCGTCCTCAGAGATTTCAGTCATCCCAGACGTCGTCACCATCAAGATGAAGGCCACGGTGACCTAGATCACAGGTGCAGTCGGGAAGTTTACTGGAAAACTTCAAGCACTTCATTCTTGACTTCAAACTCGTCGCCGGCAAGTCCACCGGCAGCACCAGCAAGATCGGTGAAGCCATCGACGCCGGCGTAAGGCTCCTTAAGGTGGCGTCCGCACTTTTTCTTTGTTGTGGACGTCCGCCTCTTATATATGAGATACTCTTTAGTTGTAGTTAGATAACTAACATTCACTATTGGCAAGAATATCATTAACAAGTTTTGTGATGTGTTCTAGTGTTTCACCATCACCGCCACTGTCTCTTTAAGATCTCTTGAATCCTCCTCAGCTACTATAGAGAATGGTTCGGAAGAAAGTTCATTTTCTAGTACAAAACTAATAAGAGCCTGTGAGGACGTGAAGCATAATCGGCCATTGTGACATGACGTTTCTCTAATTTTCAATGAACATCTGACTTCAATAACGCCTGTTGTAAATCTTTAAGTTATTTTACATTCAGTTTTTTGCATTTTACCTCTTTATCCTTTCATTGATTTTGGTCATAACTTCACTCTTTCATTGTCCATGATTCTGCTTCTAACACCACTCTCTCCACCGTGACCGGCACCACCTCTGCAACCTCCCCAACAACCTCCACCTTAGCTGCAGCGCCGGGACATGGTTCCACTAGAGTCGACGAAGATTTACGTCGACGTAGAGGCGGAGGAGGAGATACACATGGCAGCGGACTCAGGGGTGAAGTTGTCAATGGTGAAGTTGTCAGGGGTGTAATGGGTGGTTTAATTGATAGAGCTTTTAGGCTGTGTTTGGATGGAATTTAGTTAATTTTCAGGATTTCATGATTCCATCTATCTAATTTCCCTGTTTGGTATCTTATACTATGAAATTTGTAAATGACGGGAATTTAAATTGAGGGATTGAGGGTCTAGATTCCTGTTTTGAATTCCTTCAAAAAAAATATATGTTATATCTGAATTACATCGTTTTATATTATTATCAAAAAAAAAAATTATTTGTAATGCTTGTCATTTTCAAAGTTTTATATAATGATACCCAATCAACAGAATTCTTAATTGCTAAAAATTAATTCCTAGAATCATAATAATTGTCATTTAAGAATGTCATTGGAAACTGAAAATTCGTTATCCAAACACTAGTTAGTAAAGCTAGTGAGGGGAGGGATACCGGCCTGTTGGTGTTAGTTTCTTAGAGCATCTCCAACAGCTTCCCCATTTTCTTGAAATTCTCAATTTTGGGGAATATAGAGCTATTTTTAGGTCCAACAGCTTCCTCATCCTATTCCCCAAAATGGGGATGAAGAAGAAAAAGAAGCCTTCATTCCCTAAATTTGCAGCAAAGTCTTCCTTCCCCAAAATTAAATTTTTCACGTGCTCCAACGAATTTAAGACAACAATAAAATATTTTATTGAGTAGTTTATTGTTACAATGAAATATTTAATATTTTTTGTTATAATTAATGATGATATATTATATTTTATTGTTATATTAAATGCTGCAATCTCTAAAATGGAGAAGCTGCTGGATTTTGATCATAATTTTTTTGAAGATTTTAGCTTTTGCTTCCTCATTTTAGAGAAATTTTGGGGAAGCTGTTGGAGATGCTCTTAGCTTTGCAAATTTGCAAGGGAAGTAGTTATTTATAGATTACACGTCTGGACAACGAAGAGATAACTCCTTCCCTTGCAAATTTGAGGATAGCTTGAATACTGCTGGGAAATAGTTCATAGGAAACATGACTAGTATATAAAGTTACTAGCTGCCTAAGGCAGCCAAAAAGGGTTGCGGTTGTTATTTTATTTTTCTGTTTTCATCGATGACCGGGGGCAAGGGATAAAGAATTCTTCCCCTAGGTTGATGTTCTAAGGATTGATACAATATCACAGTACTTCAGTGCAATCAAAGATATATCTCAGTTGAAAACTTGAAATGTCTCCTTTGCACGAAATGCCTAATGCCGAGAATGAACGTTAGTGCTGCTGCACCCTAGTCTGAAGTTGGTTTAAGAAGCCAGATTACAGATCAATATCAAAGCATCACATTCAGTGAAAAGTTAGGTTCAATGATGGAATGAAAAGTTTCGTTTGGTCTGGGGTGATGGAGCAGTTATCAGCATTCATGAGTCCAGACAAACAGCAACTTAACTGGTATTCAAAATCTTATATTACATGAGCTATAACAATAAGTGAGCCTAAATGTTCTTTTTTGTTTCCCTCTTTTCTCTTTACTTCTACAGAACAGATGAAGACTGTGAACCAGTTGCAGACCAGCCACATATCACCTGCGGTACCGGTATCGTTTGAAGTTAAAGTATACGTGCAAAATCCCACGCTCGAATGTGCATTTAAACCCCTTCTTGTGGGAGTATTCCCATTCCTTGTTCACTATACGGAATGCCTGTGATAAATTAACAGTGTTAAGTAATTTACTCCTGAACAGAATTTTCAACAGCAAACTATCAGATCAAAGAAAACTTACAATATCTTCGTAAGGTGGCCCTGCATGGAACCTTATAATGCAGGTCTCGCTGCTGTTCCCATCCCTCTCAATAGTATAAGTTGGAGCCTTTATCTTGTCAACAAGGTCTGGATAGAAGATGTTGAATTTATATCCTTGCACAATCTTTGGAGGTGGATTATCGTGATCATAGTGGGTTTGATTGTACTTGTTCCATTCATAACCTGTGTGAACACGGTTGAAATATTTCGGCTTTCTAGGTCGGTACTTGTCGTGCCACCAGTAAACCTGTTCCATGAAATTATCAACTATTATCCACAAACTAAAACCAAAAAAAAAAAAAAAAAAAAAAGAAGGGTAATTGGGAGCATGTGCAATTTGAAGTACCTGTGAGTCGAGGTTCACTTCAGAATTAGAGCCAAATATTGCATCACCTTCCTCCATGGCACCCATGGCTTTCATGGCAGCCTTCATCTCAATATCTTCTGGTGGTGGAGCTGGCTTTGATGCCATAGCTTCTTTAATCCGTCTTTGTTGTTCTTCTAATACAGCCATACGCTTGCGTTCCTATTGACATAGCAAGAGTTGAATGGTCACATAAAGCCTTTTGAAAACTACATGCTAGCGTATAATTAAAAAGCTTACCAGTATAGCCCTGTCCTCTTCAGGGTCCATCACTTCTTCATTTTCATCTCCATGTAATAGTTCTGGTGAAAATGAACCGGCCTCTTCAGCCTCTTCTTCAGCCACATGGATCTCCTCCTCTACGGGTTGTGGTGAATATGTTTCAGCACCTATTATGACAAAACATTTTAGAATAAATAATAAAATAAAACAAAGCTATTTTGTTTACTACAGATGAAAGTGAGCATACCATTAGCATCAGGCTCACTCTCCTCTTCAGGTTGTAAATCAACGGGCATATCCAACTTCTCTTCACCATCCACTCGTCCCTCAAGACGTTGCAGATGCTTGTGCAACATTTTAGCATGGATTTCTTTCAAACAGGCCTGTGTTAGCAGCACTTAAATAGTAAGACAAACATGTAGCTGTAAATAACATCAAAATCTTTTCAAGAATCTAGTGATATATACCTTGGCCTTGAATATATGGAGGCGTGTAAGAACAGCCTCCCAATACTCAACAACCTTGGCTGTTCCAGAACGCATCTGTGACTCAATTTCAGATTGTAATGCCTCCAACTGACTATAAGTCTTCCCTTCTAAGAGATTCTTGACGTCTGCTTCAATGCTAGAATGCAAGCCTCTTTGTTCAGCAAGTAACTCGGCAGGAGGTTCCTCCCCACGAACCCTAGCTCGATCCAAAGCATCCTTTTTTCGAGCTTCAGATAGCTCCCATTCACAAACCACCAAAAGTGCCTGTCAAGTGCCACATATCAAGAAATGGTTCACCATCTAACTTAGGTTCTCAAATATTTCATTATCAGGCACCATTGGCACTAGTTACAGTTCATTGACAACTATTATATATATAATCCATACCTTTTGAATAAATAAGGATATTTGGACCTGATAATAATTGTATATCAGGCCTTTTCAGATACAAACATCCTTATTTATTCAAAAGGTACGGATTTTCTTAATTTGACCCACTTTTCGATCATATTTTCTCATCTTAACCGTTCACATGGTAGGTATATATGAGTAGATCATCTCTACAAATTTTCAGCTAATTTGGAGATCGTTAAGGTATCGAAAATGAATTAAATCAATGAACGAATTGAAACTGTTCAACCTGAACCGTTCGTGTTTTTAGTTCTAAATCACATCTTTGAATGCCTTAACGATTATCAATTTGGCTGAAAATTTGAAGAGATGATCTACTCATATATACCTACAATGTGAACGGTTAAGATGAGAAAATATGATCTAAAAGTGGGTCAATTAAGAAAATCTGTACCTTTTGAATAAATAAGGATATTTGGACCTGATAATAATTGTATGTATGTATGTATATATATATATGATGACCAAGCAATCAACTTCCAGCCAAGCTGCAATATTTCACATGCCTTTAGTTTACTCATTCGCTACGACTATAATTGAACTACTAACCCCAAGACCACTCCGACTAGACCCAATTTTCTTTTTAGAGGAACAGGTTCTTCGAAGAAATAAAGGAGCACTAGCTCTGATAGTTCTATGTTTGAAGTCCGCCATCACTCACATGAATCAAACCAAATGCATAACAGAAGACACTGATCTTTACTTCTTTAGTTATCATTATAACCTTGAGTAATCTGAAGTTCTCGTATCTTCAGTTATACAGACCATGTCAAAGTAGAAAGCGATAAAAGGTAAAGAGAAAAGGAATACCTCCCAGTATTCTATATGTGTAGGTGTTGACCTATCCAAACCAAGATGCATTTTGATGTCATCTCGAAGCTCTTCCATTTCCTTGACTGTCAAGCCCTACCATAATGTCAAATGCCAATGTAAGTTATATGAAAGTAT of the Fragaria vesca subsp. vesca linkage group LG6, FraVesHawaii_1.0, whole genome shotgun sequence genome contains:
- the LOC101299790 gene encoding cactin-like, with translation MGRSSRSRKEASSSRRRRKSDDSESDSYTGSDDSDSQDSSPARSPSKRKERSSSRMRRSSSRRKHSDDESYESDESEERDRKKKRSSRNVTEEEIAEYLAKKAQKKAARVAKKLKSKTVSGYSNDSNPFGDSNLNETFVWRKKIERDVSHGVPLDTFSVKAEKQRQRERMAEVEKVKKRREERALEKAQHEEEMALLARERARAEFQDWEKKEEEFHFDQSKMRSEIRLREGRIKPIDVLSKHLDGTDDLDIEINEPYMVFKGLTVKEMEELRDDIKMHLGLDRSTPTHIEYWEALLVVCEWELSEARKKDALDRARVRGEEPPAELLAEQRGLHSSIEADVKNLLEGKTYSQLEALQSEIESQMRSGTAKVVEYWEAVLTRLHIFKAKACLKEIHAKMLHKHLQRLEGRVDGEEKLDMPVDLQPEEESEPDANGMLTFICAETYSPQPVEEEIHVAEEEAEEAGSFSPELLHGDENEEVMDPEEDRAILERKRMAVLEEQQRRIKEAMASKPAPPPEDIEMKAAMKAMGAMEEGDAIFGSNSEVNLDSQVYWWHDKYRPRKPKYFNRVHTGYEWNKYNQTHYDHDNPPPKIVQGYKFNIFYPDLVDKIKAPTYTIERDGNSSETCIIRFHAGPPYEDIAFRIVNKEWEYSHKKGFKCTFERGILHVYFNFKRYRYRR